The sequence below is a genomic window from Chaetodon auriga isolate fChaAug3 chromosome 8, fChaAug3.hap1, whole genome shotgun sequence.
TGGATGTTTTGTCAAGGTATTTGTTTCTTATTTACTGGATAAATATCACTGGATGTTTGACAGTGAGGCTCTATGGCACAAAGGAAAAAGCTATACCAAGATGAGGCTAACAGAGAATTCTTGTTAGGATCAGTTCAGTGTTGGTCTGAGTCTTATCGTGGGCTTTGTTGACAGTaaggaaacaaagcagaacaccAGACTTATCCTTTCATAGTTCAAATAAACTGCTACAAACGTGctgaaaaacattcatttgagaACCTGCAGCACCAAAtttctggacattttttgtattttcaaataTGACTGTTTGCAGTTtgagctgtcagtgtgtttgttttcatttccatgtttctctctcagtcagCCACACTGCTGTCAGGTCAGGAGCAGCCAGAGCCAAAGGCTtccaacacagacagcagcagcagcagctcaggggaggaggaggaggaggaggaccagaaATTGGATCTGTCCAGTGCCATCAAGTGAGAACTTCATCTCATGCAGCCTTTGTTCAGATTTGTAATTATTTATCTCAAAAGCTGCGTAACAGTCTATCACTGTCACCAGGACTACAACTACAGCACTTGTACTGTTCCCATCTTGTTCCTGATGTATCATCATGGTTTCGTTTCAAATCTGATGTCGTTAACTGCTTTGATTTATCTGCAGAAGCACTTAGTAACTCGGATTTCATCAGTGCAATACAATCTAAGTTATTCATTGATACTCGACAGGCTTTCTGACGCTGATCTCATGAAGGCTTGTGGAGGACGCACGGCTCACAAGTAAGTTCATTCAGAGTTTCACTAAAAGTTCTTATTactgtttgaatggaaaaaggttgcttaaaaaaacagtttttagtaaaaatcacaaaacaaagaatgaaGTATATCATAATATTTCAAACTAAGTCAATTTAGGATCATATCTCAAGCATACATTTCAAATCGTCTGCTCCTGTTTTTAATTCCTGATCTTATATTTATTACCTTGTCTGTCCTAATTATGTTAATTGTGTGCTGCTACCTTGGCCAGGGCTCACTTGCAAAAGAGATGTCTATctcagtgtgatttttttttttttaatccccgGTTAATTAAAGGtgaaataaaaatttaaaaaaaggatctAATATCTGAACAGAAATAGGAATCAAGAACCGGAAGTGTTTAGAACTGGTGCATTGCATAACAGTCGCTAACCTGTGACTTCCTTTAACGAAGAAAGATAACAGTGCAAGCTGTAATGTCTGTCAAATGATAATTTCGAGTAGAGGGGAAGCACCAGCAGTATGCTCAAACATATTTCTATCCAACATTGGCTTTAATTCAAGGAGTGCCACGTATGTGACACATCCCAACCGAGCAGCACGACCATAAGCATCCTGTGTTATAACATTAGTGCCATGCAGGCAGGCTCGGCAGATTGTTTCTCCCATTTCATCCATCTAGATGATGGCAGACAGACTGTTGTCATAGCTAGCTCTTAATTTACTGCCCACTTGACTAAAATTGATCAGGAATCAACGTGTGAATTGGTAAAGAATGGACATATAAGCAGAATTGCTAATGGCTGATAATTCCCATCCCTCTTTCTAGAGGAGCCCGGCACGGCTTGACCATGAGCGCCAAGTTAGCCAGGCtagagcagcaggaggctgagTTCATGGCTAAGTATGGCAAGAAGAGCGAACCTACACAAGCTTCTCCAGTTTGTGTAACGCAGACTCCACCAACCTCCCAGTCAGCTGACCAGACACAGGAGGAGGCCTctcagagaaaaaagaagaaaaagaagagatcGGCTCAGAGCATTAATGAGCTTGATGGTGACGAAGTGTCTGAATCTCGTGAAACAGATGCTAAAcgtaaaaagaagaaaaagaaagccaGTGAGGACACTGAGGAAATAAGTGATGCAGGGAGTGATGTGATCTGTGCAGAAAACGGCGAAGATGATTCTcacaaagcaaagaggaaacgtaaaaagaagaaaaacgaTTCAGAGCAGAATGAAGGAGGAGCGCCATCGCCTGCAGCAGAGAGTCCAGAGGAGACTGCTGAGCTGCACACTGTCaaaaaggtgaagaagaagaagaagaagaagaaaaagtcctCCAAACACCACAGCgaacctgcagaggaa
It includes:
- the gpatch4 gene encoding G patch domain-containing protein 4 codes for the protein MAEVVQEKSRGLKFAEQQLLRHGWEHGKGLGRAENGISEAIKVKVKCDKGGVGHKEGEQFTFHWWDHVFNKASSSLQVESDQTGIHLKKTVEEDEEDGMISNKKPRKATLAKAKLYGCFVKSATLLSGQEQPEPKASNTDSSSSSSGEEEEEEDQKLDLSSAIKLSDADLMKACGGRTAHKGARHGLTMSAKLARLEQQEAEFMAKYGKKSEPTQASPVCVTQTPPTSQSADQTQEEASQRKKKKKKRSAQSINELDGDEVSESRETDAKRKKKKKKASEDTEEISDAGSDVICAENGEDDSHKAKRKRKKKKNDSEQNEGGAPSPAAESPEETAELHTVKKVKKKKKKKKKSSKHHSEPAEEEESNITESSQSEPVQDCVPKTKKRKAVVLLEEAEVTEEKQKRKKSKQDTLTTDDNVNEETLPPKKKKKKKSKE